In Oryza sativa Japonica Group chromosome 2, ASM3414082v1, the following are encoded in one genomic region:
- the LOC136355237 gene encoding cocosin 1-like, with the protein MSATRTVLQSNALLTPHWTVNAHIVMYVTAGQGRIQVVDHRGRTVFDGELRQQQILLIPQNFAVAVKARQEGFSWVSFKTSHNAIDSQIAGKRSILRALPVDVVAKAYLLSREESRSLKFNRGDEMAVFSPRLHQQLYAEWQNSK; encoded by the exons ATGAGTGCCACAAGAACTGTGCTCCAGAGT AATGCTTTGCTCACTCCACATTGGACAGTGAACGCGCATATAGTGATGTATGTGACTGCTGGTCAAGGGCGCATCCAGGTGGTTGATCACCGTGGTAGGACTGTCTTTGATGGTGAGCTTCGCCAACAACAAATCCTGCTAATCCCACAGAACTTTGCAGTTGCAGTGAAGGCACGCCAGGAAGGATTTTCCTGGGTGTCCTTCAAGACTAGCCACAATGCCATAGACAGTCAGATCGCTGGAAAGAGATCCATTCTTCGTGCTTTGCCAGTTGATGTGGTCGCTAAAGCCTACCTACTTTCAAGGGAGGAGTCTAGGAGCTTGAAGTTCAATCGTGGTGATGAGATGGCTGTCTTTTCACCAAGGCTTCACCAACAATTGTACGCTGAGTGGCAGAACAGCAAATAA